A window of the Vibrio pomeroyi genome harbors these coding sequences:
- the gspK gene encoding type II secretion system minor pseudopilin GspK, which yields MTHRPNKLVATSSAFGRKQRGVALIIILMLLAIMATIAGSMSERLFTQFKRVGNQLNYQQAYWYSIGVEALVQDGIRQSYKDSDTVNLSQPWALEEQVYPLDYGQVKGRIVDAQACFNLNALAGVATTSSNQTPYLVTVWQTLLENQDVEPYQAEVIANSSWEFVDSDTRATSSAGVEDSTYEAMKPSYLAANGLMADESELRAVYQVTGEVMNKVRPFVCALPSDDFRLNVNTLTEKQAPLLEAMFAPGLSESDAKQLIDKRPFDGWDTVDAFMQESAIAGVSGEVSKKAKAYLTVDSAYFELDAEVLVEQSRVRIRTLFYSSNRETVTVVRRRFGGISERVSDRSTE from the coding sequence TGCTACTCGCGATCATGGCAACCATTGCTGGCAGTATGTCTGAGCGGCTGTTTACTCAGTTTAAACGCGTTGGTAACCAGCTCAACTACCAACAGGCCTATTGGTACAGCATCGGCGTAGAAGCGCTTGTGCAAGACGGTATTAGGCAAAGTTATAAAGATAGTGATACCGTAAACTTAAGTCAGCCGTGGGCGTTAGAAGAACAAGTGTACCCACTAGATTATGGCCAAGTTAAGGGGCGCATCGTTGATGCTCAGGCGTGTTTTAATCTCAATGCGCTAGCTGGCGTTGCGACGACTTCAAGCAACCAGACACCTTATTTAGTGACAGTTTGGCAGACCTTATTGGAGAACCAAGACGTTGAGCCTTATCAGGCAGAGGTTATCGCGAATTCAAGCTGGGAGTTTGTTGATAGCGATACTCGAGCGACCTCTTCCGCTGGCGTAGAAGACAGTACCTATGAGGCGATGAAGCCATCTTATTTGGCGGCTAACGGCTTAATGGCAGACGAATCAGAGCTACGAGCCGTTTATCAAGTTACGGGTGAGGTGATGAATAAGGTTCGCCCATTTGTTTGCGCTCTGCCTAGCGATGATTTCCGCTTGAACGTGAATACACTAACGGAAAAACAAGCACCACTATTGGAAGCGATGTTTGCTCCGGGCTTAAGTGAATCGGATGCGAAACAGCTGATAGACAAACGTCCATTTGATGGTTGGGATACGGTGGATGCTTTTATGCAAGAGTCTGCCATTGCTGGTGTCAGTGGCGAAGTTAGCAAAAAAGCCAAAGCATATTTAACTGTAGATAGTGCCTATTTTGAGCTAGATGCAGAGGTATTAGTTGAGCAGTCACGTGTGCGTATACGGACGCTTTTCTATAGTAGTAATCGAGAAACAGTGACGGTAGTACGCCGTCGTTTTGGAGGAATCAGTGAGCGAGTTTCTGACCGTTCGACTGAGTAG